The Streptomyces noursei ATCC 11455 sequence CCGCACCCAGCTGACCTCCCCGGTGGCCGAGAAGGCGCAGCGCGGCGTGATGGAGCTGCTGCTGATCAACCACCCGCTGGACTGCCCGATCTGCGACAAGGGCGGCGAGTGCCCGCTGCAGAACCAGGCGATGCAGGTCGGCGACCCCGACACCCGCTTCGAGGGCAGGAAGCGCACCTACGAGAAGCCGGTGCCGATCTCCACACAGGTGCTGCTGGACCGCGAGCGGTGCGTGCTGTGCGCGCGGTGCACCCGCTTCAGCAACCAGATCGCCGGCGACCCGATGATCGAGCTGATCGAGCGCGGCGCCCTCCAGCAGGTCGGCACCGGTGAGGGCGACCCCTTCGAGTCGTACTTCTCCGGGAACACCATCCAGATCTGCCCGGTGGGCGCGCTCACCTCGGCCGCGTACCGCTTCCGCTCCCGCCCCTTCGACCTGGTCTCCTCCCCGTCGGTGTGCGAGCACTGCGCGGGCGGCTGCGCGACCCGCACCGACCACCGCCGGGGCCGGGTCCTGCGGCGGCTGGCGGCGAACGACCCCGAGGTCAACGAGGAGTGGATCTGCGACAAGGGGCGGTTCGCCTTCCGGTACGCGCAGGCCCGGGACCGGCTGGAGCACCCGCTGGTGCGCGACGCCGAGTCCGGTGAACTGGAGCCGGCGAGCTGGCCGGCGGCGCTGGAGGCCGCGGCCCGCGGCCTGGCCGCCGCCCGAGGCCGCGCCGGCGTCCTGACCGGCGGCCGGCTGACCGTCGAGGACGCCTACGCCTACGCCAAGTTCGCCCGGGTCGCGCTGCACACCAACGACATCGACTTCCGGGCCCGGCCGCACAGCGCCGAGGAGGCCGACTTCCTCGCCGCCCACGTCGCCGGCCGCGGCCGGGACCTCGACGGCGGGGGCGTCACGTACACCGCGCTGGAGCAGGCGCCGGCCGTCCTGTTGGCCGGGATCGAGGCGGAGGAGGAGGCGCCCGGCGTCTTCCTGCGGCTGCGCAAGGCGCACCGCACGCACGGCCAGCGCACCTGGGGGCTGGCCAGCCATGCCACCCGCGGGCTGATCAAGGCCGGCGGGAAGCTGCTCCCGGCGGCGCCCGGCACCGAGACCGAATGGCTGGACGCGCTCGCGGGCGGCGTCGGCCTGGACGGCGAGGGGCGGGCCGCGGCCGAGGCGCTGCGCGCGGACGGCGCGGTGATCCTCGTCGGCGAGCGGCTGGCGACGGTGCCCGGGGCGCTGACCGCCGCGCTGCGCACCGCCACCGCCACCGGCGCGCACCTGGTGTGGATGCCGCGCCGGGCGGGCGAGCGCGGTGCCGTCGAGGCCGGGGCGCTGCCCGGGCTGCTGCCCGGCGGCCGGCCGGCCACCGACCCGGTGGCCCGGGACGAGGTCGCCGCCGCCTGGGGCGTGGCCACGCTGCCGCACCGGCACGGGCGGGACACCGGTCAGATCGTCGAGGCCGCGGCCACCGGCGAGCTGGCCGCCCTGCTGGTGGCGGGCGTGGAGGTGGCCGATCTGCCCGATCCGGCGCGCGCGCTGGCCGCGCTGGACGAGGTCGGCTTCCTGGTCAGCCTGGAGCTGCGGCCCTCGCAGGTCACCGCGCGGGCGGACGTGGTCCTGCCGGTGGCCGCGGTGGTCGAGAAGGCCGGCACCTTCCTCAACTGGGAGGGCCGGGCCCGGTCGTTCGAGGCCGCGCTCAAGCCGGACCAGATGACCCGCCGGCAGCTTCTGCCGGACGCCCGGGTCCTGCAGATGCTCGCCGACGCGATGGCGGGGGTCGAGGGCGGGCCCGCCGCGGGCGCCCTGGACCTGCCGGACGTGCACGCCGTGCGCCGGGAGCTGGACCGGCTCGGTGGTTGGCGCGGCCCGTACGCCGCCGAACCGCGGGAGACGGGCCGGCCGCTGCCCCGCCCGGGCACCGGCGAGGCCGTACTGGCCGGGCACCGGCTGCTGTTGGACCAGGGGCTGCTCCAGGAGGGCGACGAGGCGCTGGCCGGCACCCGGCACGCCGCGGTCGCCCGCCTGTCGCCGGCCACCGCCCGGGAGACCGGCGTCGCGGACGGGGACCTCCTGGAGGTCACCGGCCCGGCCGGCTCCGTCCGACTGCCGCTCCAGATCACGCAGATGCCCGACCGGGTGGTGTGGCTGCCGCTGAATTCCGTGGGGGGTGGCGTCGCCGCCGACACCGGGGCGCACCCCGGTGAGCTGGTGAAGGTCGCCGCCTCCCGCACGCTCGGCTCCGCTCGCGCATCCGGTACGCCGGTGCCGGCCAAGGAGGTGGACGCATGATGCACCATCCCGGTTTTCCGGTGGCCGCGCTGGCCGCCCAGGAGGACCTGTCGATGTTCGGGCGCGACCCGTGGTGGCTGGTCGTCATCAAGGCGGTGTTCTGCTTCGCGTTCCTGATGCTGACGGTGCTGTTCTCCATCGTCTGGGAGCGCAAGGTCGTCGCCTGGATGCAGCTGCGGATCGGGCCCAACCGGCACGGGCCCTGGGGGATGCTCCAGTCCCTGGCCGACGGCGTCAAGCTGATGCTGAAGGAGGACCTGGTCGTCCGGGGCGCCGACAAGGCGGTGTACATCCTCGCGCCGATCGTGGCGGCGATCCCGGCGTTCATGGCGATCGCGGTGATCCCCTTCGGCCCGGCGGACAACGAGATCTCGATCTTCGGCCACCGCACCCCGATGCAGCTCACCGACCTCCCGATCGGCGTCCTCTACATCCTGGCCACGGCCTCGGTCGGCATCTACGGCATCGTGCTGGCGGGTTGGTCGTCCGGTTCGACGTACCCGCTGCTGGGCGGTCTGCGGTCGTGCGCGCAGATGATCTCCTACGAGATCGCGATGGGCGCGGCGTTCGCTTCGGTCTTCCTCTACTCCGGGTCGATGTCGACGTCGACCATCGTGGAGTCGCAGGCGAACAAGTGGTACGTGCTGCTGCTGCCGGTGTCGTTCCTCATCTACATCGTGACGATGGTGGGGGAGACCAACCGCGCGCCGTTCGACATGCCGGAGTCCGAGGGCGACCTCGTGGGCGGCTTCAACACCGAGTACTCGTCCATCAAGTTCGCGATGTTCATGCTCGCCGAGTACGTCAACATGGTCACCGTCTCGTCGGTCGCGGTCACCCTCTTCCTCGGCGGCTGGCGGGCGCCGTGGCCGATCTCGACGTTCTGGGAGGGCGCGAACCACGGCTGGTGGCCGATGCTCTGGTTCGTCCTCAAGGTGCAGCTGCTGCTGTTCTTCTTCATCTGGCTGCGCGGCACCCTGCCCCGGGTCCGCTACGACCAACTGATGCGGCTGGGCTGGAAGGTCCTCATCCCGGTGTCGATGGTGTGGCTGCTGCTCGTCGCCACCGTCCGGGCGCTGAAGAACGAGGGCTTCGACTTCTCCCAGATCGTGCTGTACGTGGGCGGCGGTGCGGTGGCGCTGCTGCTGATCTCGCTGGTCGTGGACTTCTTCCGGCGCGTCGAGCCGGAGGGTGAGACCGACGGCGACACCTCCTTCGACCCGATGGCCGGTGGCTTCCCGGTGCCACCGCTGCCCGGGCAGAGCCTGCCGCCGGTGCCGCACCGGCGTCCGCGCCGGGGAGAAGGAGAGTTGATTGTCAGTGGCCGGGTGGACACTGTGAGTGATGGTGATGAGAGCGACGGAAAGGGGGGCGACGGTGCCTGAGTTCCAGAACCCGGTGGCCGGCTTCGGCGTGACCTTCAAGGCCATGTTCAAGAAGCGGCTGACCGAGCAGTACCCCGAGGAGAAGAAGCCGACGGCGCCGCGTTTCCACGGCCGGCACCAACTCAACCGACATCCGGACGGTTTGGAGAAGTGCATCGGCTGCGAGCTGTGCGCCTGGGCCTGCCCGGCGGACGCGATCTATGTCGAGGGTGCGGACAACACCGACGAGGAGCGCTACTCCCCGGGTGAGCGGTACGGCGCCGTCTACCAGATCAACTACCTCCGCTGCATCCTGTGCGGCCTGTGCGTGGAGGCGTGCCCGACCCGCGCGCTCACCATGACCAACGAGTACGAACTCGCCGACCGCTCCCGCGCCTCGCTCATCTACACCAAGGAAGAGTTGCTGGTGGGCCTGTCGGAGGGGATGGTCGACTCGCCGCACGCGATCCATCCGGGCATGACGGAACGGGACTACTACAACGGGCTGGTGACGGAGGCCGCGCCGGGCACGGTCCGGCAGGTCGCGGTCTCCCAGGGCGAACGGCCCGAGGACGCGGCGGTCGAGCGCTCCGAGAAGCAGGACGCCCCGGGCGAGGAGGCGCACGCATGACGGGCCTGGCCGCCGCGGCCTCCTCGGGGGAGGCCGTGCAGTTCTGGATCCTGGGCATCGTCGCCGTGGCCGGCGCGCTGTGCACGATCATGATGAGGCGGGCCGTGCACAGCGCCCTCTCGCTCGCCGGGACCATGATCGTCCTGGCGGTCTTCTATCTGGCCAACGGCGCGTACTTCCTCGGCGTCGTGCAGGTCGTGGTCTACACCGGCGCGATCATGATGCTGTTCCTGTTCGTCGTGATGCTGGTCGGCGTCACCGCCGCGGACTCCCTCAAGGAGACGCTCAAGGGCCAGCGTTGGCTCGCCGCCGGGCTGGGCGTCGGCTTCGGCATCCTGCTGATCGCCGGGATCGGCAACGCCGCGCTCAAGGAGTTCAACGGCCTGGGCGACGCCAACGCCGGCGGCAACGTGCAGGGCCTGGCCGCCCTCATCTTCACCAAGTACGTCTTCGCCTTCGAGATCACCGGTGCGCTGCTGATCACCGCGGTGGTCGGCGCGATGGTGCTCACCCACCGGGAGCGCACCGCACGCGCCCGGACCCAGCGGGAGCGCTCCGAGGCCCGGATCCGCGAGGGCAAGCAAGTGACGCCGCTCCCCGCCCCGGGCGTCTATGCCCGGCACAACGCGGTCGACATCCCCGGTCTGCTGCCGGACGGCACCCCCTCCGAGCTGACGGTCAGTCCGACGCTGCGCGAGCGCGGCCAGGTCCGGGACGTCTCCGGCCAGTCGCTGGCCGAGCTCAAGGCGCTGGAGCAGCGGTCCGAGGAGTGGCTGGGGCGGGAGTCCGGCCGCCCGGACAAGAAGCGACCCGGCCCCGCGGCACCGAAGGAGGAGGCGCAGAAGTGAACCCGGTCTACTACCTCTACCTCGCCGCCCTGCTGTTCACCATCGGCGCGGCCGGCGTCCTGATCAGGCGGAACGCCATCGTGGTGTTCATGTGCATCGAGCTGATGCTGAACGCCTGCAACCTCGCCTTTGTCACCTTCTCGCGGATGCACGGGAATCTGGACGGCCAGATCATCGCCTTCTTCACGATGGTCGTCGCCGCGGCGGAGGTCGTGGTCGGCCTGGCCATCATCGTGTCGATCTTCCGCACCCGTCATTCGGCCTCGGTCGACGACGCCAGCCTGATGAAGCTGTAAGGGGTCGCACAAAGTGGAGAACTTGATCGCGCTGCTTGTCGCGGCACCGCTGGTCGGTGCGGCCCTGCTGTTGTGCGGCGGCAAACGCCTGGACCGCACCGGCCACTGGATCGGCTCGCTCCTGGCGGTGGCCTCGTTCGCCGTCGCGGTGGTGCTCTTCGCCGACATGCTCGGCCAGGGCGCCGAGCACCGGGCGCTGCACCAGCACCTGTTCAGCTGGATCCCGGTCGGCGGATTCCGGGCCGACATCGCCTTCCAGCTCGACCAGTTGTCGATGACCTTCGTCCTGCTGATCACGGGTGTCGGCTCGCTGATCCACATCTACTCGATCGGCTACATGGAGCACGACGAGCGGCGCCGCCGCTTCTTCGGCTACCTCAACCTCTTCCTGGCGGCGATGCTGCTGCTCGTCCTCGCCGACAACTACCTCCTGCTGTACGTCGGTTGGGAGGGCGTGGGCCTGGCGTCGTACCTGCTCATCGGGTTCTGGCAGCACAAGCCCAGTGCGGCGACCGCCGCGAAGAAGGCGTTCCTGGTCAACCGCGTCGGCGACATGGGCCTGTCCATCGCGATCATGCTGATGTTCACGACGTTCGGCACGTTCG is a genomic window containing:
- a CDS encoding NADH-quinone oxidoreductase subunit G — translated: MTVLQSNSGSTAGRRPDGGGAAAVPPEDLVTLTIDGIEISVPKGTLVIRAAELLGIEIPRFCDHPLLDPAGACRQCIVEVEGQRKPMASCTITCTDGMVVRTQLTSPVAEKAQRGVMELLLINHPLDCPICDKGGECPLQNQAMQVGDPDTRFEGRKRTYEKPVPISTQVLLDRERCVLCARCTRFSNQIAGDPMIELIERGALQQVGTGEGDPFESYFSGNTIQICPVGALTSAAYRFRSRPFDLVSSPSVCEHCAGGCATRTDHRRGRVLRRLAANDPEVNEEWICDKGRFAFRYAQARDRLEHPLVRDAESGELEPASWPAALEAAARGLAAARGRAGVLTGGRLTVEDAYAYAKFARVALHTNDIDFRARPHSAEEADFLAAHVAGRGRDLDGGGVTYTALEQAPAVLLAGIEAEEEAPGVFLRLRKAHRTHGQRTWGLASHATRGLIKAGGKLLPAAPGTETEWLDALAGGVGLDGEGRAAAEALRADGAVILVGERLATVPGALTAALRTATATGAHLVWMPRRAGERGAVEAGALPGLLPGGRPATDPVARDEVAAAWGVATLPHRHGRDTGQIVEAAATGELAALLVAGVEVADLPDPARALAALDEVGFLVSLELRPSQVTARADVVLPVAAVVEKAGTFLNWEGRARSFEAALKPDQMTRRQLLPDARVLQMLADAMAGVEGGPAAGALDLPDVHAVRRELDRLGGWRGPYAAEPRETGRPLPRPGTGEAVLAGHRLLLDQGLLQEGDEALAGTRHAAVARLSPATARETGVADGDLLEVTGPAGSVRLPLQITQMPDRVVWLPLNSVGGGVAADTGAHPGELVKVAASRTLGSARASGTPVPAKEVDA
- the nuoH gene encoding NADH-quinone oxidoreductase subunit NuoH, producing the protein MMHHPGFPVAALAAQEDLSMFGRDPWWLVVIKAVFCFAFLMLTVLFSIVWERKVVAWMQLRIGPNRHGPWGMLQSLADGVKLMLKEDLVVRGADKAVYILAPIVAAIPAFMAIAVIPFGPADNEISIFGHRTPMQLTDLPIGVLYILATASVGIYGIVLAGWSSGSTYPLLGGLRSCAQMISYEIAMGAAFASVFLYSGSMSTSTIVESQANKWYVLLLPVSFLIYIVTMVGETNRAPFDMPESEGDLVGGFNTEYSSIKFAMFMLAEYVNMVTVSSVAVTLFLGGWRAPWPISTFWEGANHGWWPMLWFVLKVQLLLFFFIWLRGTLPRVRYDQLMRLGWKVLIPVSMVWLLLVATVRALKNEGFDFSQIVLYVGGGAVALLLISLVVDFFRRVEPEGETDGDTSFDPMAGGFPVPPLPGQSLPPVPHRRPRRGEGELIVSGRVDTVSDGDESDGKGGDGA
- the nuoI gene encoding NADH-quinone oxidoreductase subunit NuoI gives rise to the protein MPEFQNPVAGFGVTFKAMFKKRLTEQYPEEKKPTAPRFHGRHQLNRHPDGLEKCIGCELCAWACPADAIYVEGADNTDEERYSPGERYGAVYQINYLRCILCGLCVEACPTRALTMTNEYELADRSRASLIYTKEELLVGLSEGMVDSPHAIHPGMTERDYYNGLVTEAAPGTVRQVAVSQGERPEDAAVERSEKQDAPGEEAHA
- a CDS encoding NADH-quinone oxidoreductase subunit J encodes the protein MTGLAAAASSGEAVQFWILGIVAVAGALCTIMMRRAVHSALSLAGTMIVLAVFYLANGAYFLGVVQVVVYTGAIMMLFLFVVMLVGVTAADSLKETLKGQRWLAAGLGVGFGILLIAGIGNAALKEFNGLGDANAGGNVQGLAALIFTKYVFAFEITGALLITAVVGAMVLTHRERTARARTQRERSEARIREGKQVTPLPAPGVYARHNAVDIPGLLPDGTPSELTVSPTLRERGQVRDVSGQSLAELKALEQRSEEWLGRESGRPDKKRPGPAAPKEEAQK
- the nuoK gene encoding NADH-quinone oxidoreductase subunit NuoK, giving the protein MNPVYYLYLAALLFTIGAAGVLIRRNAIVVFMCIELMLNACNLAFVTFSRMHGNLDGQIIAFFTMVVAAAEVVVGLAIIVSIFRTRHSASVDDASLMKL